One Brachyspira suanatina DNA segment encodes these proteins:
- a CDS encoding 2-oxoacid:acceptor oxidoreductase family protein, which yields MSTERIIFAGFGGQGVMSMGQMIAYAGMIENKHVTWCPSYGPEMRGGTANCSVVVSDELVGSPMISHDASAAVIMNLPSLTKFEKDVLPNGILLINSSLIDKKASRDDIKVAYVEANKIAGDIGNPKSANMVMLGALLTLHNIVSFDSVQQAFLKVFGERKKDFLPSNEKALNAGRDAVKDLVS from the coding sequence ATGAGTACAGAAAGAATTATTTTTGCAGGCTTCGGCGGACAGGGTGTTATGTCTATGGGACAGATGATAGCCTATGCCGGAATGATAGAAAATAAGCATGTTACTTGGTGTCCTTCTTATGGCCCTGAGATGAGAGGAGGTACTGCTAATTGTTCAGTAGTTGTAAGTGATGAACTTGTAGGCTCTCCTATGATTTCTCATGATGCCAGTGCGGCAGTTATTATGAATCTTCCTTCTCTTACCAAATTTGAAAAAGATGTTCTTCCTAATGGAATACTTTTAATAAATTCATCTTTGATAGATAAAAAGGCTTCAAGAGATGATATAAAAGTTGCTTATGTTGAAGCAAATAAAATTGCAGGCGATATAGGCAATCCTAAATCTGCTAATATGGTTATGCTTGGTGCTTTGCTTACACTTCATAATATAGTATCATTTGACAGTGTGCAGCAGGCATTTTTGAAGGTATTCGGAGAGCGTAAGAAAGATTTTCTTCCGTCCAATGAAAAGGCTCTTAATGCTGGACGCGATGCAGTTAAAGATTTAGTATCTTAA
- a CDS encoding thiamine pyrophosphate-dependent enzyme yields MTVFEKSKGLTDARTHYCPGCMHGTSQRIIAECLEELNVLDRTVGIASVGCSVLAYKYFNCDMQQAAHGRAPAVATGIKRAIHDSVVFTLQGDGDLAAIGTAEIVHAAARGENITVIFLNNAIYGMTGGQMAPTTLEGQRTTTTQAGRDFHRAGKPIRVCEMLATLEGATFVERVALDSPANIRKAKVAVKKAFENQIAGKGFSIVEMLTSCTTNWGIAPTESHKWIREYMIPHYPLGNFRNDG; encoded by the coding sequence ATGACAGTATTTGAAAAATCAAAAGGATTAACAGATGCCAGGACACATTATTGTCCTGGATGTATGCATGGTACTTCTCAAAGAATAATAGCTGAATGTTTAGAAGAACTTAATGTACTTGACAGAACCGTAGGAATAGCTTCAGTAGGTTGTTCAGTACTAGCTTATAAATATTTTAATTGCGATATGCAGCAGGCAGCGCATGGAAGAGCTCCGGCTGTTGCTACAGGTATAAAAAGAGCCATTCATGACAGCGTTGTATTTACACTTCAAGGTGATGGAGATTTAGCTGCAATAGGTACTGCCGAGATAGTACATGCCGCTGCAAGAGGAGAAAATATTACAGTAATATTTTTGAATAATGCAATTTACGGTATGACAGGCGGACAGATGGCTCCTACAACTTTGGAAGGACAAAGAACAACTACTACACAAGCCGGAAGAGATTTCCACAGAGCAGGCAAACCTATAAGAGTATGCGAAATGCTTGCTACTTTGGAAGGAGCTACTTTTGTTGAGAGAGTTGCTTTAGACAGTCCTGCAAATATTAGAAAGGCTAAAGTTGCTGTTAAAAAGGCTTTTGAAAATCAGATTGCAGGAAAAGGATTTTCTATAGTAGAAATGCTTACAAGCTGTACTACTAACTGGGGAATAGCACCAACTGAATCTCATAAATGGATAAGAGAATATATGATACCTCATTATCCTCTTGGTAATTTTAGAAATGACGGTTAA
- a CDS encoding 4Fe-4S dicluster domain-containing protein: MAKGRVTIDREQCKGCSNCISVCPTKILYLDKENMNSWGYYPAAITDMEKCIGCANCAMMCPDICITVERLDKEEGK, from the coding sequence ATGGCTAAAGGTAGAGTTACTATTGATAGAGAACAATGTAAAGGATGTTCTAACTGCATATCTGTTTGTCCAACTAAGATACTGTATTTAGATAAAGAAAATATGAATTCTTGGGGGTATTATCCTGCAGCTATTACTGATATGGAAAAATGTATAGGCTGTGCTAATTGTGCTATGATGTGTCCGGATATATGTATAACAGTTGAAAGGTTAGATAAGGAGGAGGGTAAATAA
- the vorB gene encoding 3-methyl-2-oxobutanoate dehydrogenase subunit VorB, translating into MARTLMKGNEAMASAAIAAGCKCFFGYPITPQNEIPEFMSKAMYESGGSFVQAESEVAAINMVYGAGGAGVRAMTSSSSPGIALKQEGVSYLAGAEVPAVILNVMRGGPGLGSIQPSQSDYNMMTKGGGDGDYNCPVLAPANLQEAADMIMEAFDIADHYRTPVYVAADGFIGQMMEPVDIVYKPKYEIKEKTWAACGKRGKREKNNIINSLYLEPELLYEHNLHLQKKYDEIKEKEARAEKYHTDDAELIFVSYGTMSRIVRGVVDKFREEGKKVGMIRPQTLWPFPVKAFDNPNCKMYISIELSMGQMVDDVKLAVECKVPVKFYGKAGGLVPTSYEIIDNVRVLAGGLL; encoded by the coding sequence ATGGCTAGAACATTAATGAAAGGAAATGAAGCTATGGCTAGTGCGGCTATTGCTGCAGGATGTAAATGTTTTTTTGGGTATCCTATTACTCCGCAGAATGAGATACCTGAATTTATGTCAAAAGCTATGTATGAATCAGGCGGATCATTTGTGCAGGCAGAAAGTGAGGTTGCTGCTATTAATATGGTTTATGGTGCGGGAGGAGCTGGGGTAAGAGCTATGACTTCTTCTTCTTCTCCAGGTATAGCTTTAAAACAGGAAGGTGTATCATATCTTGCCGGTGCGGAAGTTCCTGCTGTTATACTTAATGTTATGAGAGGAGGTCCTGGACTTGGAAGTATACAGCCTTCACAAAGCGATTATAATATGATGACTAAAGGCGGCGGAGATGGGGATTATAATTGTCCTGTTTTAGCACCTGCGAATTTACAGGAAGCTGCTGATATGATAATGGAGGCTTTTGATATAGCCGATCATTACAGAACTCCTGTTTATGTTGCTGCTGACGGTTTTATAGGGCAGATGATGGAGCCTGTAGATATAGTATATAAGCCAAAGTATGAGATAAAAGAAAAGACTTGGGCTGCATGCGGAAAAAGAGGAAAAAGAGAAAAAAATAATATAATTAACTCTCTTTATTTAGAGCCTGAATTATTATATGAACATAATCTTCATTTGCAGAAAAAATACGATGAAATAAAAGAAAAAGAAGCAAGAGCAGAGAAATACCATACAGATGATGCTGAATTAATATTTGTTTCTTATGGTACTATGTCAAGAATAGTAAGAGGTGTTGTTGATAAATTTAGAGAAGAAGGCAAGAAGGTTGGTATGATTAGACCTCAAACTTTATGGCCTTTTCCTGTTAAAGCATTTGATAATCCTAATTGCAAAATGTATATAAGTATTGAACTGAGCATGGGACAAATGGTTGATGATGTAAAACTCGCAGTGGAATGTAAAGTTCCTGTTAAATTCTATGGAAAGGCTGGCGGTTTGGTACCTACTTCTTATGAAATAATAGATAATGTGAGAGTTTTAGCAGGAGGTTTATTATGA
- a CDS encoding L-cystine transporter gives MGLYIVINIIILLALIGLLYFMQKKHMNFTIRVLSALVLGLALGFVLRTVYASNMEIVNQSIVWYNVVGNGYVRLLQMLVMPLIFVSITMALLNIKGNSNNLGKMTMIIIGVLMITTAISALVGFLTAKGFGLDASKLQSLVGDISKGASNYEGRLEEFSSRPVPQQLLDIIPTNPFAALAGMGGSPTLSVVFFAALVGSSALGLRKKKPEVFEFFQKIMQSLHDVVMKIVAFVMRLTPFGVLALMAKFMATSDLNAFAQLGQFLLASYISIIIMLIVHSIILMIFGYNPIKYYTKAFTVLTFAFSSRTSAGTLPLTVSALKDKMGISEGVSNLSASLAVTIGQNGCAGIYPAMVVAMIAPTLGINPLEPAFLIKAVIIIAIGSFGIAGVGGGATNAALITLSALGFPVGLVAILLGIEPLIDMGRTMLNVNDGMVTAAVTGKICKEVDMDKFNSNDNTSSNEAEAM, from the coding sequence ATGGGACTTTATATTGTAATTAATATTATAATATTGTTGGCTCTAATTGGATTACTCTATTTTATGCAAAAGAAGCATATGAATTTCACAATTAGAGTATTATCAGCTTTAGTTTTAGGCTTGGCTTTAGGGTTCGTACTTAGAACAGTTTATGCCTCAAATATGGAAATAGTAAATCAAAGTATCGTTTGGTACAATGTAGTAGGTAACGGTTATGTGAGATTATTACAGATGTTAGTTATGCCTTTAATTTTTGTTTCTATAACTATGGCTCTTCTTAACATAAAAGGTAATAGTAACAATCTAGGCAAAATGACTATGATAATTATTGGCGTACTAATGATAACAACAGCAATATCTGCTTTAGTTGGATTTTTAACAGCTAAAGGATTTGGTTTAGATGCTTCAAAACTTCAGTCATTGGTAGGCGATATATCAAAAGGTGCTTCAAATTATGAGGGTAGATTGGAAGAATTTTCATCAAGACCAGTTCCTCAGCAATTATTAGATATCATACCTACAAATCCATTTGCAGCATTAGCCGGTATGGGAGGATCGCCTACACTTTCAGTTGTATTTTTTGCAGCTTTAGTGGGTTCTTCTGCATTGGGACTTAGAAAGAAAAAGCCTGAAGTTTTTGAATTTTTCCAAAAGATTATGCAGTCTTTGCATGATGTTGTTATGAAGATAGTAGCTTTCGTTATGAGATTAACTCCATTCGGTGTATTAGCTCTTATGGCAAAATTCATGGCTACAAGCGATTTGAATGCATTCGCTCAATTAGGTCAATTCCTTCTAGCCTCTTATATATCTATAATAATTATGCTTATAGTTCATAGTATAATACTTATGATATTTGGATATAATCCTATCAAATATTATACTAAAGCATTTACAGTTTTAACATTTGCTTTCTCATCAAGAACAAGTGCAGGTACTTTGCCTTTAACTGTTTCAGCTTTAAAAGATAAAATGGGGATATCTGAAGGAGTTTCAAATTTATCAGCTTCTCTTGCTGTAACAATAGGACAGAATGGATGTGCTGGTATTTATCCTGCTATGGTAGTTGCTATGATTGCACCTACTTTAGGAATTAATCCTCTTGAACCTGCATTCTTAATAAAGGCTGTTATAATAATTGCTATTGGAAGTTTCGGAATTGCCGGAGTTGGAGGAGGAGCTACAAATGCCGCTTTGATTACGCTTTCAGCTTTAGGTTTTCCTGTAGGTTTAGTAGCTATACTTTTAGGAATAGAGCCTCTTATTGATATGGGAAGAACCATGCTTAATGTTAATGATGGTATGGTTACTGCTGCTGTTACAGGAAAAATCTGCAAGGAAGTGGATATGGATAAATTCAATTCCAATGATAATACCAGTTCTAATGAAGCAGAAGCTATGTAA
- a CDS encoding tetratricopeptide repeat protein, which translates to MNMDDKKKIERLFDLGNEAFIGKDYKKAIEYLDEVIYIYNRDIIAYSDSEFIIYSDSYDNEDDEEGKNIKDEDINTTHNILVDTYYNRGLSYFNLKNYEEAIKNFDKVIELSPDKSNAYYNRGHSKSYLGQYEEGIKDFKKVLEFNEDDAEAIYYIGLGYFYLGRYEEAIKNFDISLLLDDEIDDAYYYRGHSKRYLNMYEEALSDFNKVIQLRDDDSDSYYSKGLTEFFLGLYEDAINDFDKAIELDGNYSNAYYFRGLTKNSLELYKEAMDDYKKALEYADEDNIISIYNDMGLLEYKLGNYKESINYYTKIIEINDDIYYSYYNRALAEESLELYEDALADYNKAIELNPEDTYSYNNRGLIKNEMQMYDEALEDYNKAIELEQNDAYLYNNRALLKGRMHLYKEAIEDFDKAISLYSEDAEFYYYRGLTNSYLNELDEALKYINKAIELDPQYINAYNERGLVHYRSSNYELAIKDFKKVIELDNESVYANYHLALSYDALEEYETALKYYARVIELNPNTPDPYYNRALAEIEMELYNEAIKDFYKVIEIDNTIMDAYFNIGICYDSLKEHQKAIDCYTKVIEADKSSIDAYYNRGLSKVELKLYNEAFEDYIRALEIDPKYANAYNGIGFSKTKYSNNEFKYGNTQRAIDLLNDALLYYEKGLALKINDNLNNASIYDSMGYTTTKLANIYLSMKDNDNANKYYNNALLCFRYALKLNSKHALANNSIAYIYIQLDKMNNKKNIFNEEAYKYFSDAYSFAKKDDKKLIVKCITSLAKENIKTAEEFCANNNIEF; encoded by the coding sequence ATGAATATGGATGATAAAAAGAAGATAGAAAGATTATTTGATTTAGGAAATGAAGCTTTTATAGGAAAAGATTATAAAAAAGCAATAGAATATTTAGATGAAGTTATATATATATATAATAGAGATATTATTGCATATTCAGACAGCGAATTTATTATATACAGCGATTCTTATGATAATGAAGATGATGAAGAAGGAAAAAATATAAAAGATGAAGATATAAATACTACTCATAATATTTTAGTGGATACTTACTATAATAGAGGACTATCATATTTTAATTTAAAAAACTACGAGGAAGCTATTAAAAATTTTGACAAAGTAATAGAGTTGTCTCCAGATAAATCTAATGCCTACTACAACAGAGGACATTCAAAATCATATTTAGGACAATATGAAGAAGGAATAAAAGATTTCAAAAAAGTTTTAGAGTTTAATGAAGATGATGCTGAAGCTATATACTATATAGGATTAGGATATTTTTATTTGGGAAGATATGAGGAAGCTATAAAAAACTTTGATATATCTTTATTATTAGATGATGAAATTGATGATGCATACTATTACAGAGGACATTCTAAAAGATATCTTAATATGTATGAAGAGGCATTATCCGACTTTAATAAAGTTATACAATTAAGAGATGATGACAGCGATTCATATTATTCTAAGGGTTTAACAGAATTTTTCTTAGGTCTATATGAAGATGCCATTAATGACTTTGATAAAGCCATTGAATTAGACGGCAATTATTCTAATGCCTATTATTTCAGGGGGCTTACTAAAAACAGCTTAGAGTTATATAAAGAGGCTATGGACGATTATAAAAAAGCATTAGAATACGCCGATGAAGATAATATTATCAGCATATATAATGATATGGGACTTCTTGAATACAAGTTAGGAAATTATAAAGAATCTATTAATTATTATACAAAAATAATAGAAATAAATGATGATATATACTATTCATATTATAACAGAGCATTAGCTGAAGAATCTTTAGAACTATATGAAGATGCTTTAGCAGATTATAATAAAGCTATAGAATTAAATCCTGAAGATACTTATTCATACAATAATAGAGGTCTTATAAAAAATGAAATGCAGATGTATGATGAGGCATTAGAGGATTATAATAAAGCTATAGAACTAGAACAAAATGATGCATATTTATATAATAATAGAGCGTTACTAAAAGGCAGGATGCATTTATATAAAGAAGCTATAGAAGATTTTGATAAGGCTATTTCATTATACAGTGAAGATGCTGAATTTTATTATTATAGAGGGCTTACTAATTCATATTTAAATGAATTAGATGAAGCTTTAAAATATATAAACAAAGCCATAGAATTAGACCCGCAATATATTAATGCCTATAATGAAAGAGGGCTTGTACATTATAGAAGTTCTAATTATGAATTAGCTATTAAAGATTTCAAAAAAGTTATAGAGCTTGATAATGAAAGTGTATATGCTAATTATCATTTAGCTTTATCTTATGATGCTTTAGAGGAATATGAAACAGCTTTGAAATATTATGCTAGAGTTATTGAACTTAATCCGAATACTCCTGATCCATATTATAACAGGGCTTTAGCTGAAATTGAAATGGAATTATACAATGAGGCTATAAAAGATTTTTATAAAGTAATAGAGATTGATAATACCATAATGGATGCTTATTTTAATATAGGTATATGTTATGATTCTTTGAAAGAGCATCAAAAAGCTATAGACTGCTACACTAAAGTTATTGAAGCTGATAAGTCTTCTATTGATGCTTATTATAACAGAGGGCTCAGCAAAGTAGAATTAAAACTTTACAATGAAGCTTTTGAAGATTATATAAGGGCTTTAGAAATTGATCCTAAATATGCTAATGCTTATAATGGAATAGGATTTTCAAAGACAAAATATTCCAACAATGAATTTAAATATGGCAACACTCAAAGGGCTATAGATTTACTTAATGATGCTTTATTATATTATGAAAAGGGTTTAGCTTTAAAAATAAATGACAATTTAAACAATGCTTCAATTTATGACAGTATGGGTTATACTACTACAAAATTAGCTAATATTTATTTATCAATGAAAGATAATGACAATGCAAATAAATATTATAACAATGCTTTATTATGTTTTAGATATGCTTTAAAACTAAATAGTAAACATGCTCTAGCTAATAACAGCATAGCGTACATTTATATACAATTAGATAAAATGAACAATAAGAAAAATATTTTTAATGAAGAGGCTTACAAATATTTTTCTGATGCATACAGCTTTGCTAAAAAAGATGATAAAAAATTAATAGTAAAATGTATTACTTCACTTGCAAAAGAAAATATAAAAACTGCTGAAGAGTTTTGTGCTAATAACAATATAGAGTTTTAA
- the pepT gene encoding peptidase T has product MKTYERFIKYTSFNTTSNSRNENQTPSTEGQRVFAEYLVNELKTMGIDNAYIDDKSFVYASIPASKGKEDKPKLGFIAHLDTNEDAPGENIKTNIIKNYDGKDIVLNKEKNIVLSSKKFDNLNKYIGNDLIVTDGTTLLGADDKAGIAEIMTMAEILMNDKTIEHGEIKIAFTPDEEIGEGIEYFDIEKFNADFAYTIDGGEIGEIEYENFNAASCKIKVNGVNVHPGYSKNKMKNAILFAMEFNSMLPAEQKPQYTEKYEGFYHLSYIEGTEEKAELEYIIRDHDLEKFNNKKEFIKDICSFLNKKYGENTFICDIKDSYYNMKEKILPHMHLIDNAKKAFNECGIKEKIVPIRGGTDGARLSFRGLPCPNLSAGGENFHSRFEYIPVQSLEKMTEVILKIVSIYSN; this is encoded by the coding sequence ATGAAAACTTATGAGAGATTTATAAAATATACATCTTTTAATACTACTTCAAACAGCAGAAATGAGAATCAAACACCAAGTACAGAAGGACAAAGAGTATTCGCTGAATATTTAGTAAATGAATTAAAAACAATGGGTATTGATAATGCTTATATAGATGATAAATCTTTTGTATATGCTTCGATACCTGCATCTAAAGGAAAAGAGGATAAGCCTAAATTAGGATTCATTGCACATTTAGATACCAATGAAGATGCACCGGGAGAAAATATAAAAACTAATATTATTAAAAATTATGACGGTAAAGATATTGTTTTAAATAAGGAAAAAAATATAGTTTTAAGCAGTAAAAAGTTTGATAATTTAAATAAATACATAGGCAATGATTTAATAGTAACAGACGGAACTACTCTTTTGGGTGCTGATGATAAGGCTGGTATTGCAGAAATTATGACTATGGCTGAAATTCTAATGAATGATAAAACAATAGAGCATGGAGAAATAAAAATAGCTTTCACTCCTGATGAGGAAATAGGAGAAGGTATTGAATACTTTGATATTGAAAAGTTTAATGCAGATTTTGCTTATACTATAGACGGCGGAGAGATTGGAGAAATAGAGTATGAGAATTTTAATGCCGCTTCTTGTAAAATAAAAGTTAATGGAGTGAATGTGCATCCGGGCTATTCTAAAAATAAAATGAAGAATGCTATTTTATTTGCAATGGAATTTAACTCTATGCTTCCAGCAGAACAAAAGCCTCAGTATACAGAAAAGTATGAAGGTTTTTATCATCTATCATATATAGAAGGTACAGAAGAAAAAGCAGAGCTTGAATATATTATAAGAGATCATGATTTAGAGAAGTTCAATAATAAAAAAGAATTCATAAAAGATATTTGCAGTTTTTTAAATAAAAAATACGGCGAAAATACATTTATATGTGATATTAAAGATAGCTACTATAATATGAAAGAAAAAATACTTCCTCATATGCATTTAATTGATAATGCTAAAAAGGCTTTTAATGAATGCGGAATAAAAGAAAAAATAGTACCTATTAGAGGCGGTACTGATGGGGCTAGATTATCTTTTAGAGGATTGCCTTGTCCTAATTTATCAGCTGGAGGAGAAAATTTTCACAGCAGATTTGAATACATTCCTGTTCAGTCTTTAGAAAAAATGACAGAGGTTATATTAAAAATAGTAAGCATATATTCTAATTAA